The proteins below are encoded in one region of Bosea sp. BIWAKO-01:
- a CDS encoding LysR family transcriptional regulator, whose amino-acid sequence MKTGLGEYDAVAAVARLGSFRAAATELGMSSSALSHAVAALEARLGVRLFNRTTRSVAMTDAGEQFIARIAPALVQISGAIEGINSHRETPTGTLRINTSAGAARMILTPLILDYLRRYPDMNVVLVTEGRLVDIVGQGFDAGIRLAETVPQDMIAVPIGPALRQVVVGSPGYFEGRTQPVVPGDLLQHQCIRARMASGAIYHWEFEQRGEQVEIDVPGSLTLDEMTLMLEATLAGAGLAYLSEWSVAPHITSGALIPVLGDWSPPFPGLCLYYPGRRHVPAGLRALIALIRETNERGRP is encoded by the coding sequence ATGAAGACAGGCCTCGGCGAATACGACGCGGTTGCCGCCGTTGCGCGGCTCGGCAGCTTCCGGGCAGCCGCAACCGAACTCGGCATGTCCTCCTCGGCGCTGAGCCACGCGGTGGCGGCGCTGGAGGCGCGGCTCGGCGTACGGCTGTTCAATCGAACGACGCGAAGCGTTGCGATGACCGATGCCGGCGAGCAGTTCATCGCCCGGATCGCTCCCGCGCTCGTCCAGATCAGCGGCGCGATCGAGGGCATCAACAGCCACCGGGAGACCCCGACCGGCACGCTGAGGATCAACACATCGGCGGGCGCGGCGCGGATGATCCTGACGCCGCTGATCCTGGACTATCTCAGGCGCTACCCGGACATGAACGTCGTGCTCGTCACCGAAGGGCGCCTGGTCGACATCGTCGGACAGGGCTTCGACGCCGGTATCCGGCTGGCGGAGACGGTCCCGCAGGACATGATCGCGGTTCCGATCGGCCCCGCCTTGCGACAGGTCGTGGTGGGATCACCGGGCTATTTCGAGGGGCGCACCCAGCCTGTCGTGCCGGGCGATCTGCTCCAGCACCAATGCATTCGCGCCCGGATGGCGAGCGGGGCGATCTATCACTGGGAGTTCGAGCAGCGCGGCGAGCAGGTCGAGATCGATGTGCCGGGATCGCTCACCCTCGACGAAATGACCCTGATGCTGGAGGCGACCCTGGCCGGAGCCGGTCTTGCCTATCTCAGCGAATGGTCCGTCGCACCGCATATCACTTCGGGGGCACTGATCCCGGTGCTGGGGGACTGGAGCCCGCCCTTTCCCGGCCTCTGTCTCTACTATCCCGGTCGCCGGCACGTCCCGGCGGGGTTGCGCGCGCTGATCGCATTGATCCGTGAGACGAATGAAAGAGGGCGTCCCTGA
- a CDS encoding HigA family addiction module antitoxin has protein sequence MAIKLHPSFAVHPGAWLKTEFVEPHGLSVTVTAEKLGVTRQAMSNLLNGKAGLSAEMAIRFEKAFGVRADTMLRMQAAHDLAVARAHESDIKVERIAVAA, from the coding sequence ATGGCCATCAAGCTTCACCCGAGCTTCGCCGTCCATCCCGGCGCTTGGCTCAAGACCGAGTTCGTCGAACCCCATGGGCTGAGCGTAACCGTCACTGCGGAGAAGTTGGGCGTGACCCGCCAGGCCATGAGCAACCTTCTGAACGGCAAGGCCGGTTTGTCGGCCGAGATGGCGATCCGCTTCGAGAAGGCGTTCGGCGTGCGCGCCGATACGATGCTGCGGATGCAGGCCGCGCATGATCTCGCCGTGGCCAGGGCCCATGAAAGCGATATCAAGGTGGAACGGATCGCCGTGGCCGCCTGA
- a CDS encoding type II toxin-antitoxin system RelE/ParE family toxin — protein sequence MSDVDIESIRHKALRSFAETGRAKGLPGNLVGRLRNMLAYLAVIDTAEELNIPPNFGAHLLTGDRPGVWSLTVTKDWRMTFRINEVGAIEDIDLEDYH from the coding sequence GTGAGCGATGTGGACATCGAGAGCATCAGGCATAAGGCGCTCCGGTCATTTGCGGAGACGGGCAGAGCCAAGGGGTTGCCTGGGAACCTTGTCGGACGACTCCGGAATATGCTGGCCTATCTGGCCGTGATCGACACTGCCGAAGAGCTGAACATCCCGCCCAATTTCGGTGCCCACCTGCTGACTGGCGATCGCCCCGGCGTTTGGTCGCTGACGGTCACGAAGGACTGGCGCATGACGTTTCGCATCAACGAGGTCGGCGCGATCGAGGATATCGATCTGGAGGATTATCATTGA
- the msrB gene encoding peptide-methionine (R)-S-oxide reductase MsrB, translated as MTRRHILLRSAGLAAASSPLLALIARSEVTFPVTHTDAEWRRLLKPEQYAVLRQSGTERPYTSPLLAEKRRGDFACAGCDQPLFSSTTKYDSGTGWPSFWAPLDKAVGTETDNSLGMQRTSVHCSSCGGHQGHVFNDGPRPTGLRYCMNGVSMTFKPTAA; from the coding sequence ATGACACGGCGACATATCCTGCTGAGAAGCGCAGGGCTTGCGGCGGCATCATCGCCCTTGCTTGCCCTCATCGCGCGGTCCGAGGTGACGTTTCCCGTTACCCATACCGACGCCGAATGGCGCCGCCTGCTCAAGCCCGAGCAATACGCCGTCCTGCGGCAGAGCGGCACGGAGCGCCCCTATACGAGCCCGCTTCTGGCCGAGAAGCGCCGTGGCGACTTCGCCTGCGCCGGCTGCGACCAGCCGCTTTTCTCCTCGACCACGAAATATGACAGCGGCACCGGCTGGCCGAGCTTCTGGGCTCCTCTCGACAAGGCGGTCGGCACCGAGACCGACAACTCGCTCGGGATGCAGCGCACGAGCGTGCATTGCAGCAGCTGCGGCGGCCACCAGGGCCATGTCTTCAACGACGGCCCGAGGCCGACCGGCCTGCGCTACTGCATGAATGGCGTTTCCATGACCTTCAAGCCGACGGCGGCCTGA
- a CDS encoding cytochrome c biogenesis protein DipZ, which yields MTLFLLAYLGGVLTIISPCILPVLPFVFARAGQPFLRSGLPMLVGMAASFAGIATLAAVGGSWAVEANQYGRLIAIGLLAMFGLALLFPALSDWATRPLVALGGRLSEQAEQGKGAVAPSLLLGVATGLLWAPCAGPVLGLILTGAALQGANAGTSLLLLSYAAGAATSLALALLVGGRVFSTMKRSLGAGEWLRRGMGVAVLVAVAAIALGLDTGFLTRVSLASTAALEQRLVDRLLPGTEAPGQSPVAMQGGPAMMSANPAMTGANPAMMAANPAMTGGNAMMMQGKPAQASEALPVEGAMPALAGAVEWLNSPPLTSDQLKGKVVLIDFWTYSCINCLRTIPYVRAWAEKYKDQGLVVIGVHTPEFAFEKTIGNVKKAVNDLQIGYPVAIDNDFAIWRAFKNRYWPAHYFIDAQGQVRHHQFGEGDYDASERVIQTLLAEAGRTGAPTELVAVKAVGAEAASDAGNVRSPETYLGYERAENFVSPGGIVQDKRQAYALGQPRLNEWGLSGGWTIGAEHAALDDKDGSIAFRFHARDLHLVLGPGADGKPVRFRITIDGAPPGNDHGMDSDADGQGIVSEQRLYQLIRQKGEVGDRLFEIRFLDPGVQAYAFTFG from the coding sequence ATGACCCTGTTCCTGCTCGCCTATCTCGGCGGTGTGCTGACGATCATCAGCCCCTGCATCCTGCCCGTCCTGCCCTTCGTCTTCGCCCGTGCGGGCCAACCCTTCCTGCGCAGCGGGCTGCCGATGCTCGTCGGCATGGCCGCAAGCTTCGCCGGCATCGCGACGCTGGCGGCCGTCGGCGGCAGTTGGGCCGTCGAGGCCAACCAATATGGCCGGCTGATCGCGATCGGCCTTCTCGCCATGTTCGGGCTCGCGCTGCTGTTTCCTGCCCTTTCGGACTGGGCGACACGCCCGTTGGTGGCGCTCGGCGGCCGCCTCTCCGAGCAGGCGGAACAGGGCAAGGGCGCAGTCGCACCTTCGCTGCTGCTTGGTGTCGCGACCGGCCTGCTCTGGGCGCCCTGCGCCGGGCCGGTTCTCGGGCTGATCCTGACCGGGGCGGCCCTCCAGGGCGCGAATGCCGGGACGTCGCTCCTGCTGCTCTCCTATGCCGCCGGAGCTGCAACCTCGCTTGCGCTGGCGCTTCTGGTCGGAGGCCGGGTCTTTTCCACCATGAAGCGCTCGCTGGGCGCCGGCGAATGGCTGCGGCGGGGCATGGGGGTTGCGGTGCTGGTTGCGGTCGCGGCGATCGCGCTCGGGCTCGACACGGGCTTCCTGACACGTGTCTCGCTGGCGAGCACGGCAGCGCTAGAGCAGCGGCTGGTCGACCGGCTCCTGCCGGGAACGGAAGCGCCAGGACAGTCCCCGGTGGCCATGCAGGGCGGTCCGGCGATGATGAGCGCCAACCCCGCGATGACGGGCGCCAATCCAGCCATGATGGCCGCGAACCCGGCCATGACCGGCGGCAACGCCATGATGATGCAGGGCAAGCCTGCGCAGGCGAGCGAGGCATTGCCCGTCGAGGGCGCGATGCCGGCGCTGGCCGGGGCGGTCGAATGGCTGAACTCGCCGCCGCTGACCAGCGACCAGCTCAAGGGCAAGGTCGTCCTGATCGATTTCTGGACCTATTCCTGCATCAACTGCCTGCGGACGATCCCCTATGTCCGGGCCTGGGCCGAGAAGTACAAGGATCAGGGCCTGGTGGTGATCGGCGTCCACACGCCGGAATTCGCCTTCGAGAAGACCATCGGCAACGTCAAGAAAGCCGTGAACGATCTTCAGATCGGCTACCCCGTCGCGATCGACAATGATTTTGCGATCTGGCGCGCTTTCAAGAACCGCTACTGGCCGGCCCATTATTTCATCGATGCGCAGGGCCAGGTCCGCCACCACCAGTTCGGCGAGGGCGACTATGACGCCTCGGAACGGGTGATCCAGACGCTGCTGGCCGAGGCCGGCAGGACCGGGGCGCCGACAGAACTCGTTGCGGTCAAGGCCGTCGGCGCGGAAGCCGCGTCCGATGCCGGCAATGTCCGCTCGCCGGAGACCTATCTGGGCTATGAGCGGGCCGAGAATTTCGTCTCGCCGGGTGGCATCGTCCAGGACAAGCGCCAGGCCTACGCGTTGGGCCAGCCCCGGCTTAATGAGTGGGGCCTGTCAGGCGGCTGGACGATCGGTGCCGAGCACGCCGCGCTGGATGACAAGGATGGCAGCATCGCCTTCCGCTTCCATGCGCGCGACCTGCATCTGGTTCTCGGTCCGGGAGCGGATGGCAAGCCGGTGCGCTTTCGCATCACCATCGACGGCGCCCCGCCCGGCAACGACCACGGCATGGATAGCGATGCCGATGGCCAGGGGATTGTGAGCGAGCAACGCCTCTACCAGCTCATACGCCAGAAGGGAGAGGTCGGCGATCGCCTGTTCGAGATCCGCTTCCTCGATCCGGGCGTACAGGCCTATGCCTTCACCTTCGGCTGA
- the msrA gene encoding peptide-methionine (S)-S-oxide reductase MsrA, translating into MKHPRDKTAGSPLARYGRPALTALALIGLAGFGLRISPSAAESTPHAIPALSAAEPAPQATSEVAVLAGGCFWGVQGVFQHVDGVSNAVSGYAGGEKATARYEQVGSGRTGHAEAVQITYDPRKISYARILQIYFSAAHDPTELNRQGPDIGTQYRSAIFPANADQARIAKAYIAQLNQAKAFSAAIVTKIEPDRPFYPAEAYHQDFLTKNPSHPYIVINDLPKIESLKRLYPALYRPDPALVARTGLSN; encoded by the coding sequence ATGAAACATCCACGCGACAAGACCGCCGGATCGCCCCTCGCGCGCTATGGCCGGCCGGCCCTCACCGCCCTGGCCCTGATCGGGCTCGCCGGTTTCGGCCTGCGGATTTCGCCCTCGGCCGCAGAGAGTACGCCCCACGCGATCCCCGCCCTGTCGGCCGCTGAACCGGCCCCGCAAGCCACGTCGGAAGTCGCCGTCCTGGCCGGCGGCTGCTTCTGGGGGGTGCAAGGCGTCTTCCAGCATGTCGACGGTGTCAGCAATGCCGTCTCCGGCTATGCCGGCGGCGAGAAGGCGACCGCCCGCTACGAGCAGGTCGGCTCAGGCCGCACCGGCCATGCCGAGGCGGTGCAGATCACCTATGATCCGCGCAAGATCAGCTATGCCCGCATCCTGCAGATCTATTTCTCGGCGGCGCATGATCCGACCGAACTCAACCGCCAGGGCCCCGATATTGGCACGCAGTATCGCTCGGCGATTTTCCCGGCCAATGCGGACCAGGCCAGGATCGCCAAGGCCTATATCGCCCAGCTCAACCAGGCGAAGGCCTTCAGCGCGGCGATCGTGACCAAGATCGAGCCGGACCGGCCCTTCTACCCGGCCGAGGCCTATCATCAGGACTTCCTCACGAAGAACCCGAGCCACCCCTATATCGTGATCAACGACCTGCCGAAGATCGAAAGCCTGAAGCGCCTGTATCCCGCGCTCTATCGCCCTGATCCGGCACTCGTCGCCAGGACCGGCCTCTCCAACTGA
- a CDS encoding DUF779 domain-containing protein translates to MSEQAIEQVTATPAALHLIARLRAEHGAILFHQSGGCCDGSSPMCYPQGDFIVSDHDVKLGEVGGAPVYISGSQFALWRHTQLIIDVVPGRGGMFSLENGTEQRFLTRSRAFSGEEMCRLDARPVGAAG, encoded by the coding sequence ATGAGCGAGCAAGCCATCGAGCAGGTCACCGCCACTCCGGCCGCCTTGCATCTGATCGCAAGGCTGCGGGCCGAGCACGGCGCCATTCTGTTTCACCAATCGGGAGGCTGCTGCGACGGCTCCTCGCCGATGTGTTATCCGCAGGGCGACTTCATCGTCTCGGACCATGACGTGAAGCTGGGCGAGGTTGGCGGCGCTCCGGTCTATATCAGCGGCTCGCAATTCGCCCTCTGGCGCCATACCCAGCTCATCATCGACGTCGTTCCCGGCCGGGGCGGGATGTTCTCGCTGGAGAACGGCACGGAGCAGCGCTTCCTCACGCGCTCGCGCGCCTTTTCCGGCGAGGAGATGTGCCGCCTCGATGCCCGCCCGGTCGGCGCGGCCGGCTGA
- the adh gene encoding aldehyde dehydrogenase — translation MNKPEFNRTSATPFKARYGNFINGKWAEPLSGRYFENTSPVNGRLLCEVARSDAKDIEAALDAAHSAKDAWGRTSAAERALLLNKIADVMEENLGLLALAETWDNGKPIRETTAADMPLAIDHFRYFAGAVRAQEGGISEIDHDTVAYHFHEPLGVVGQIIPWNFPILMAVWKLAPALAAGNCVVLKPAEQTPASILVLAELIADILPPGVLNIVNGFGLEAGKPLASSNRIAKIAFTGETTTGRLIMQYASHNLIPVTLELGGKSPNIFFKDVTLEDDDFFDKAIEGFVMFALNQGEVCTCPSRALVHESIYDRFMEKALKRVAAIKQGDPLDAATMIGAQASSEQLEKILSYFDIGRQEGAEVLIGGARNELPGDLAGGYYVKPTVLKGHNKMRVFQEEIFGPVVSVTTFKDDEEALSIANDTLYGLGAGIWTRDGNRAYRFGRAIQAGRVWTNCYHAYPAHAAFGGYKQSGIGRENHKMMLDHYQQTKNMLVSYSPKKLGFF, via the coding sequence ATGAACAAGCCCGAATTCAACCGCACATCCGCGACGCCGTTCAAGGCGCGCTATGGCAATTTCATCAACGGCAAATGGGCCGAGCCCCTGTCGGGGCGTTATTTCGAGAACACGTCTCCCGTGAATGGCCGGCTGCTCTGCGAGGTCGCGCGCTCGGACGCAAAGGACATAGAGGCCGCGCTCGACGCTGCCCATTCCGCCAAGGATGCCTGGGGCCGCACCAGCGCCGCCGAGCGGGCGCTGCTCCTGAACAAGATCGCCGATGTGATGGAGGAGAATCTTGGGCTTCTCGCGCTGGCCGAGACCTGGGACAACGGCAAACCGATCCGGGAGACGACCGCTGCGGACATGCCGCTGGCAATCGACCATTTCCGCTATTTCGCCGGCGCGGTGCGCGCGCAGGAAGGCGGCATCTCCGAAATCGACCATGACACGGTCGCCTATCACTTCCACGAGCCGCTCGGCGTCGTCGGCCAGATCATTCCCTGGAACTTCCCGATCCTGATGGCGGTCTGGAAGCTGGCTCCGGCGCTAGCTGCGGGCAATTGCGTCGTGCTCAAGCCGGCCGAGCAGACGCCCGCCTCGATCCTCGTCCTGGCCGAGCTGATCGCCGACATCCTGCCGCCGGGCGTCCTGAACATCGTCAACGGCTTCGGCCTGGAGGCCGGCAAGCCGCTCGCCTCGAGCAACCGCATCGCCAAGATCGCCTTCACCGGCGAGACGACGACGGGCCGCCTGATCATGCAATATGCCAGCCACAACCTGATCCCGGTGACGCTGGAGCTCGGCGGCAAGTCGCCGAACATCTTTTTCAAGGATGTGACGCTCGAGGATGACGATTTCTTCGACAAGGCGATCGAGGGTTTCGTGATGTTCGCGCTGAACCAGGGCGAAGTCTGCACCTGTCCGAGCCGCGCGCTGGTCCATGAGAGCATCTATGACCGCTTCATGGAGAAGGCGCTGAAGCGCGTCGCTGCGATCAAGCAGGGCGACCCGCTGGATGCCGCGACGATGATCGGTGCGCAGGCCTCCTCCGAACAGCTCGAGAAGATCCTGAGCTATTTCGACATCGGCCGGCAGGAGGGCGCCGAAGTGCTGATCGGCGGGGCGCGAAACGAGCTGCCGGGCGATCTGGCGGGCGGCTATTACGTCAAGCCGACCGTCCTGAAGGGGCACAACAAGATGCGGGTCTTCCAGGAGGAGATCTTTGGGCCGGTCGTCTCCGTCACGACATTCAAGGACGACGAGGAGGCGCTCTCGATCGCCAATGACACGCTCTATGGCCTCGGCGCCGGGATCTGGACCCGTGACGGCAACCGCGCCTACCGCTTCGGCCGCGCGATCCAGGCCGGCCGGGTCTGGACCAATTGCTACCACGCCTATCCCGCGCATGCGGCCTTCGGCGGCTACAAGCAGTCCGGCATCGGCCGGGAGAACCACAAGATGATGCTCGACCACTACCAGCAGACCAAGAACATGCTGGTGAGCTACTCCCCGAAGAAGCTCGGCTTCTTCTAA
- a CDS encoding GAF domain-containing protein: protein MVETARGLHADRIYSTLNNAAAVAQSAVAASWSRSVVRYGLDPNHARPPWRLSQHEFDAAFERLDPLIRVAQATLDRLFQSVGDAGCCVLFTDREGVPLDRRGVAGDDVDFRNIGLWTGMVWSEASEGTNGVGTCLAEGRPLTIHRDQHFLTRNIGLSCSVAPIWDARGRLIATLDVSTYRADLTPAMLKLVASATVEAAHRIEAHHFRMAFPSARIVVAQDRFGGGGGLLAVDKEDLVIGASRAARLAYGLTDERLAHPFPAEDLLAGEEARPTEALSAAERGVVQRALARANGNVSAAARMLGVSRATMHRKLTRLGLERGR, encoded by the coding sequence ATGGTCGAGACTGCGCGAGGCCTGCACGCTGATCGGATATATTCGACATTGAATAACGCGGCGGCCGTGGCGCAATCCGCCGTGGCGGCGTCCTGGTCGCGTTCCGTCGTCAGATACGGCCTCGACCCCAACCACGCACGGCCGCCCTGGCGGCTCAGCCAGCATGAATTCGATGCCGCCTTCGAGCGCCTGGATCCCCTGATCAGAGTGGCGCAGGCCACGCTGGATCGGCTTTTCCAGTCGGTCGGAGATGCGGGCTGCTGCGTGCTGTTCACCGATCGCGAGGGCGTGCCTCTCGATCGACGGGGCGTCGCCGGCGACGACGTCGATTTCCGCAATATCGGGCTCTGGACCGGAATGGTCTGGAGCGAGGCCAGCGAGGGCACCAACGGCGTCGGGACCTGCCTCGCCGAGGGGCGCCCCCTGACGATCCACCGCGATCAGCATTTCCTGACACGCAATATCGGCCTGAGCTGCAGCGTCGCCCCGATCTGGGACGCGCGGGGACGGCTGATCGCGACGCTGGATGTCTCGACCTACCGCGCCGACCTGACGCCGGCCATGCTGAAGCTTGTCGCCAGCGCGACGGTCGAGGCGGCGCACCGGATCGAGGCTCATCATTTCCGGATGGCCTTTCCCAGCGCCCGTATCGTCGTCGCCCAGGACCGCTTCGGCGGCGGCGGCGGTCTGCTGGCCGTCGACAAGGAGGATCTCGTCATCGGGGCGAGCCGGGCCGCGCGGCTGGCCTATGGACTGACCGACGAGCGTCTCGCGCACCCGTTTCCCGCGGAGGATCTCCTGGCCGGGGAGGAGGCAAGGCCCACCGAGGCGTTGAGTGCCGCCGAGCGCGGCGTCGTGCAGCGGGCTCTGGCGCGGGCCAATGGCAATGTCTCGGCGGCGGCGCGCATGCTCGGTGTCAGCCGCGCGACGATGCACCGGAAGCTGACACGGCTCGGCCTCGAACGCGGCCGGTGA
- the panB gene encoding 3-methyl-2-oxobutanoate hydroxymethyltransferase encodes MAYLSDARTLTLADFARMKTAGEKVAMMTCYDSSFASLLESCGVEILLIGDSMGNVLQGHATTLPVTMEQMVYHTACVARGARRAFIMADMPFGSYQEGPAQAMHNAARLMAAGAHMVKLEGSDYAVEAVRFLVERGVPVCGHLGLTPQSVHQLGGYRVQGKSADAATKLKADAAALEQAGARFLVLEMVPSTLAAEIGETSDAMLTIGIGAGVHCNGQVLVLHDAIGVYPGKRPRFSKDFMVGAGSIPEAIQAYVAAVKSQEFPGPEHSY; translated from the coding sequence ATGGCCTATCTGTCCGATGCCCGCACCCTCACGCTGGCCGATTTCGCCCGGATGAAAACGGCGGGCGAGAAGGTCGCGATGATGACCTGCTACGATTCGAGCTTCGCGAGCCTGCTCGAGAGCTGCGGTGTCGAGATCCTGCTCATCGGCGATTCCATGGGGAATGTGCTGCAGGGGCACGCCACGACCTTGCCCGTGACCATGGAGCAGATGGTCTATCACACGGCCTGCGTGGCGCGCGGCGCCAGGCGCGCCTTCATCATGGCCGACATGCCGTTCGGCTCGTATCAGGAAGGTCCTGCCCAAGCCATGCACAACGCAGCCAGGCTGATGGCTGCCGGCGCCCATATGGTGAAGCTCGAAGGCTCCGACTATGCCGTCGAAGCCGTTCGATTTCTCGTCGAGCGTGGCGTCCCGGTCTGCGGCCATCTCGGGCTGACGCCGCAATCCGTGCACCAGCTCGGCGGCTATCGGGTCCAGGGCAAATCGGCTGATGCTGCGACCAAGCTGAAGGCCGACGCCGCCGCGCTCGAGCAGGCGGGCGCGCGCTTCCTCGTGCTGGAAATGGTGCCGTCGACGCTCGCCGCCGAGATTGGCGAGACGAGCGACGCCATGCTGACGATCGGGATCGGCGCCGGTGTCCACTGCAATGGCCAGGTGCTCGTCCTCCACGACGCAATCGGCGTCTATCCCGGCAAGAGGCCGCGTTTCTCCAAGGACTTCATGGTCGGCGCGGGCTCGATTCCTGAGGCGATCCAGGCCTATGTCGCTGCGGTGAAGAGCCAGGAATTTCCCGGTCCGGAACACAGTTACTGA